In one Alnus glutinosa chromosome 14, dhAlnGlut1.1, whole genome shotgun sequence genomic region, the following are encoded:
- the LOC133858163 gene encoding protein OS-9 homolog isoform X2 translates to MKVLWLILLSCALCHRVFADQSFPGHVGGTFGHSFREPKYKIEFHSEDSPFHPDHDQESLIMPDKNGEHFLCFLPKVEKAKSGKPVTQHNISSMIVETEKRIKMKTPDELLEGLKDLCFIRQDGWWSYEFCYHKKLVQVHVEDEKAVQEFVLGEYDAEATAAFNQNISEISTLEDPRSKDASQRYHAHQYTNGTLCDLTNEPRQTEVRFVCFESRTMISSITELSTCKYALTVQCPLLCNHPLFQEERPVWHTINCNVLPKDYKEAKVEEESKEKIIIVTDNEGQSNYDSEK, encoded by the exons atgaaggtGTTGTGGCTGATCTTACTATCATGCGCTCTGTGTCACCGGGTGTTTGCGGATCAGAGCTTCCCAGGTCACGTAG GTGGCACATTTGGTCACAGCTTTCGTGAACCAAAGTACAAGATTGAATTCCATTCAGAAGATTCACCTTTTCACCCT GATCATGACCAGGAGTCCTTGATTATGCCCGACAAAAATGGAGAgcattttttatgctttttgcCTAAGGTAGAGAAAGCTAAGAGTGGAAAGCCAGTTACTCAGCACAACATAAGCAGCATGATTGTGGAAACTGAAAAGCGAATTAAAATGAAGACGCCAGATGAGCTGCTTGAAGGTCTGAAGGACCTATGCTTTATAAGA CAAGATGGTTGGTGGTCATATGAATTTTGCTATCACAAGAAGTTAGTTCAGGTTCATGTGGAGGATGAAAAG GCGGTTCAGGAGTTTGTCTTAGGTGAGTATGATGCAGAGGCCACCGCTGCTTTCAACCAGAATATCTCTGAAATTTCTACACTGGAAGATCCTCGCTCAAAGGATGCATCCCAAAG GTATCATGCTCATCAGTATACCAATGGAACCTTATGTGATCTTACAAATGAGCCACGACAGACTGAG GTGAGATTTGTATGCTTTGAGTCGAGAACTATGATTAGTTCTATTACAGAGCTGTCCACTTGCAAGTATGCGCTTACTGTTCAATGCCCATTGCTTTGCAACCACCC ATTGTTCCAAGAAGAGAGACCAGTGTGGCACACCATTAACTGTAATGTGCTTCCGAAAGATTACAAGGAAGCAAAAGTAGAGGAAGAATCCAAAGAAAAGATCATTATAGTCACGGACAATGAAGGTCAATCGAATTATGATTCAGAAAAGTGA
- the LOC133858163 gene encoding protein OS-9 homolog isoform X1: MKVLWLILLSCALCHRVFADQSFPGHVAGGTFGHSFREPKYKIEFHSEDSPFHPDHDQESLIMPDKNGEHFLCFLPKVEKAKSGKPVTQHNISSMIVETEKRIKMKTPDELLEGLKDLCFIRQDGWWSYEFCYHKKLVQVHVEDEKAVQEFVLGEYDAEATAAFNQNISEISTLEDPRSKDASQRYHAHQYTNGTLCDLTNEPRQTEVRFVCFESRTMISSITELSTCKYALTVQCPLLCNHPLFQEERPVWHTINCNVLPKDYKEAKVEEESKEKIIIVTDNEGQSNYDSEK; this comes from the exons atgaaggtGTTGTGGCTGATCTTACTATCATGCGCTCTGTGTCACCGGGTGTTTGCGGATCAGAGCTTCCCAGGTCACGTAG CAGGTGGCACATTTGGTCACAGCTTTCGTGAACCAAAGTACAAGATTGAATTCCATTCAGAAGATTCACCTTTTCACCCT GATCATGACCAGGAGTCCTTGATTATGCCCGACAAAAATGGAGAgcattttttatgctttttgcCTAAGGTAGAGAAAGCTAAGAGTGGAAAGCCAGTTACTCAGCACAACATAAGCAGCATGATTGTGGAAACTGAAAAGCGAATTAAAATGAAGACGCCAGATGAGCTGCTTGAAGGTCTGAAGGACCTATGCTTTATAAGA CAAGATGGTTGGTGGTCATATGAATTTTGCTATCACAAGAAGTTAGTTCAGGTTCATGTGGAGGATGAAAAG GCGGTTCAGGAGTTTGTCTTAGGTGAGTATGATGCAGAGGCCACCGCTGCTTTCAACCAGAATATCTCTGAAATTTCTACACTGGAAGATCCTCGCTCAAAGGATGCATCCCAAAG GTATCATGCTCATCAGTATACCAATGGAACCTTATGTGATCTTACAAATGAGCCACGACAGACTGAG GTGAGATTTGTATGCTTTGAGTCGAGAACTATGATTAGTTCTATTACAGAGCTGTCCACTTGCAAGTATGCGCTTACTGTTCAATGCCCATTGCTTTGCAACCACCC ATTGTTCCAAGAAGAGAGACCAGTGTGGCACACCATTAACTGTAATGTGCTTCCGAAAGATTACAAGGAAGCAAAAGTAGAGGAAGAATCCAAAGAAAAGATCATTATAGTCACGGACAATGAAGGTCAATCGAATTATGATTCAGAAAAGTGA